One genomic region from Maridesulfovibrio frigidus DSM 17176 encodes:
- the cheB gene encoding chemotaxis response regulator protein-glutamate methylesterase — MRVGIVNDMHMAVEVLKRVVLAAGFKVAWIAFNGEEAVTKCCKDVPDVVLMDLIMPVMDGAESTRRIMKECPCSILVVTASIEANASKVFEAMGAGALDVVTTPEVGVNGDLDGAKNLIAKISLIRRLQGIDTEKSSTPVAFTPTGRIPKLLAIGSSTGGPTALATVLGALPENFPAAIVIIQHVDGSFSENLANWLDGQTKLKVTLAKRGDIIRPGSVLLAPGNRHMLLGPGGVVQLTDGPGENLYVPSVDVFFSSLCCAGIPEGSAAVILTGMGADGAKGLLELKDKKWLTIAQDKESSVVWGMPGAAVKLDAAKKVISIDNMAPALIRHFK, encoded by the coding sequence ATGAGAGTAGGCATAGTCAACGATATGCATATGGCTGTTGAGGTCCTTAAAAGGGTCGTTCTAGCTGCCGGATTTAAAGTTGCATGGATTGCCTTTAACGGGGAGGAAGCGGTCACTAAGTGTTGCAAAGATGTTCCTGATGTTGTGCTGATGGATCTGATTATGCCTGTTATGGACGGGGCAGAATCTACGCGTCGCATAATGAAGGAATGCCCCTGTTCTATCTTGGTTGTTACCGCGAGTATTGAAGCCAATGCTTCTAAAGTTTTTGAAGCAATGGGGGCGGGTGCTCTCGATGTTGTGACGACTCCAGAAGTTGGCGTTAACGGTGATCTTGATGGTGCAAAAAACCTTATAGCTAAAATATCACTTATCAGGAGATTACAGGGTATTGATACTGAAAAGTCTTCAACTCCTGTTGCATTTACTCCTACGGGGCGTATCCCTAAACTTTTGGCTATAGGCAGTTCGACAGGCGGGCCGACTGCCCTTGCCACGGTTCTAGGCGCATTGCCCGAAAATTTTCCTGCTGCAATTGTTATCATCCAGCATGTGGATGGAAGTTTCTCCGAAAATCTAGCCAACTGGCTTGATGGGCAAACAAAACTGAAGGTCACCCTTGCCAAGCGTGGCGACATCATAAGGCCGGGTTCAGTTCTTCTTGCGCCTGGGAATAGGCATATGCTTTTAGGACCGGGTGGCGTGGTTCAGCTCACAGATGGTCCGGGGGAAAATCTTTATGTTCCCTCTGTGGATGTATTTTTCAGCAGTCTTTGCTGTGCTGGGATTCCTGAGGGATCGGCGGCGGTTATTTTAACAGGAATGGGCGCAGATGGCGCGAAGGGGCTACTTGAGTTAAAAGACAAGAAGTGGCTGACCATTGCGCAGGATAAGGAAAGTAGTGTTGTCTGGGGTATGCCGGGAGCCGCCGTTAAACTAGATGCGGCTAAAAAAGTAATTTCTATTGATAATATGGCTCCGGCATTGATCCGGCATTTCAAGTAA
- a CDS encoding SpoIIE family protein phosphatase: MTTSIINDELLTEHKITVLLIDDQPMVGEAVRRMLADEEDIDFHFVSDPTAAIPTAQELQPTVILQDLVMPEIDGMTMVKFMRANAKLKDIPLIVLSTKEEPATKAEAFALGANDYLVKLPDRIELLARIRYHSKGYINLLQRNEAYKQLLASRDEMRKELAVAADYVTSLLPLPITEGEIQADWRFIPSASLGGDSFGYHWLDDDHFAMYLLDVCDHGVGSALLSVSAMNVLRSQTLPDTDFLKPDEVLFALNESFQMDQQNNLYFTMWYGVYKKSERTLTFSSGGHPPALLINGEEVAELRTAGMIVGGMPDMQYTSDSITVKPGARFFLYSDGVYELKKVSDGKMWAFEEYTNFMISTGGPLGKPIDMLIDHTRELQGAEEYDDDFSMVEFIFE; the protein is encoded by the coding sequence ATGACAACTTCTATAATAAATGATGAGCTACTTACCGAACATAAAATAACTGTATTGCTAATTGATGATCAGCCAATGGTTGGCGAGGCTGTACGCAGAATGCTTGCCGACGAAGAGGACATAGATTTCCATTTTGTGAGTGATCCCACTGCGGCAATTCCTACAGCCCAGGAATTACAGCCGACCGTTATTTTGCAGGATCTAGTTATGCCCGAAATTGACGGTATGACCATGGTTAAATTTATGCGGGCAAATGCTAAACTTAAAGATATTCCGCTGATCGTACTGTCGACTAAAGAGGAGCCAGCAACTAAGGCGGAAGCCTTCGCGCTGGGCGCTAATGACTATTTGGTTAAACTTCCAGATAGAATCGAACTACTAGCTCGTATCAGATATCACTCAAAGGGTTACATCAACTTACTTCAGAGAAATGAAGCTTATAAACAGCTCCTTGCAAGTAGAGATGAAATGCGTAAAGAACTGGCTGTTGCTGCAGATTACGTTACATCCTTGCTTCCTCTCCCCATAACAGAAGGGGAAATTCAGGCTGATTGGAGATTCATACCTTCCGCATCCCTCGGTGGTGATTCCTTCGGTTATCATTGGCTCGATGATGATCATTTTGCAATGTACCTGCTGGATGTTTGTGATCATGGTGTCGGGTCTGCATTACTTTCTGTCTCGGCAATGAACGTTCTGCGTTCTCAGACGCTACCGGACACTGATTTTCTTAAGCCGGATGAAGTTCTGTTTGCTCTTAATGAATCATTTCAGATGGATCAGCAGAATAATTTGTATTTCACAATGTGGTATGGAGTTTATAAAAAATCCGAGCGCACTTTGACATTTTCCAGCGGAGGCCATCCTCCTGCTCTTCTTATCAATGGTGAAGAGGTCGCGGAGCTAAGGACAGCCGGAATGATTGTCGGCGGAATGCCGGATATGCAATATACTAGTGATTCTATTACGGTTAAGCCGGGTGCGCGTTTCTTCTTATATAGTGATGGCGTGTACGAACTGAAAAAAGTGTCTGACGGTAAAATGTGGGCATTTGAAGAATATACGAACTTTATGATTTCTACAGGTGGCCCGCTAGGCAAGCCTATTGATATGCTTATCGATCACACTAGAGAGTTACAGGGTGCTGAAGAGTATGATGATGATTTTTCTATGGTCGAGTTTATTTTTGAATAG